GTACGGTTCTTAAATCGAACTTTGGCTCATATTTTACACGTTCCCTAACTTCAGGGACCTTTATTGTTTTGGTAACGTCATGGTACTCCGGGACCTAAATTAGTAGGAATAACCTCAATAATCTTATCCTGATAATGAATTTCAGTCTCTTCAACAACCCTATCTACATATTTTTCGTATGGAACTTTGACAATCTTTTCGACTTCTTGTATTTTATCCACATTAACAATCGTGTCGATTTTGTGCACTACTGGAACTTGCACCTTCTTttctaaaatttcaatCGGTTTGTATTTCGGAATTTGGATCGTTTCAAACCCGTCCTGAACCAATTTACTCTCAGTGGTACTGGAAATTTCCTTAGCCCTGGAATAGTCCTTAAAAGATTGTTCACCTGACAAAACGCTGTATTGATTACTTGGCACATGGAATGGCTGACCAGACACAGATTGTATGTTTCTAATCATCACTTCAGAACAATTATCATACATTGGCACCGCGTCTTTTAATACAACATTGTTCATATCATCAGTAAACGAGGTTATGGTGAATTTCTGAGGGcaatacaaattgttcTCTATAAGTGGCGCAGATTTTAGCTCCTCTATCGTGAAAAATGTTTGGTGATTCAAGTATTTCTGCGGAAAAACTGGTTGGGTACGATAGTTTTGCAGCTGAATGGTATGTGCTTGTAAATGATATGTGTTGTGTTTGTCTGTTGTTTCGGGGGAAAAATTTGGCAAGGAGACTAGCGCTGGGGTAGTATCTCCAATTGGAACAAATTGTGGGAGCTGTGATTgacatataatattataagtCTGATTATCACTTTTTGAAGTACTCAAACCATCCGATCCAAAATCAAGATTATCTATATTCTCAATATCACAAGCGGTAGAAAAGGATGGACTATAGTAATTATGTGATTCTGATCTACAAATCAGTTTGTTTTTTGCGCCTTTAAAACCAGATTGATCGTTGTAGCTAAACAGATCTTCTTTAAATGATGGTATGTCGGGAAACGAATTGCCAACCTTTCCAACTTCACATgtattaataatcaaatcCGGGGATGTAAGCCTTTGGATAGATGCATCATTGGTACATTGCTCAAACTTTTCACCCAAATTCGAGGCAGTGTCAATTTGTAATGGTGAAATTTTGGTTTCCATCACACATACATGCAAGCGAGGTACAATTAAACCATTTGTATCAGTGTTGTACAATAAAAActattataaaataatctaTTAGGTACTAGGAGCGCTTAGTGAATGTAGCAGAAATGGGTAGCTTAATTTAGTACAACTGTAATATGCACCTATGGCTAAGCACAGGGACAATGTATTACTTCATTAGGATTGCTGGTGAATTGGTATAACAACGCACAAAATTAGCAGATCTGGTTTTCATCAATTCCCCAatcaaaatatgtaaaattattaacttACATTCACGTTTCGCTAGCTACTATTCGTCATTCAGTGCACATCAGTGTCACCCAAGGgctaatatacaaataaattcacaaataaaCCTAACTAACTgttaaaatgtttaattaattagtaaGCATTATGCGAATAAGGGTATAGTTAAGGAAGGATGATTGGTTGGTCTAAAATAGGGGTTTGGATGCCCAACATTgatgttaattttgttttcGATCTAAGTCGTAGATTCTTTTATCATTTGACCGCAACCCACTGCgacataaaaatatataattgtggGAGCATATTAACATCAAGATGGTATATCATCACTTCTATCTTGTAACCATTATTCCTGTAATTGGTAAGACAAGTGTCACTTAGCATCATGTGGAAAACTGAGACATTCGCACAAATACTATGATTCCAATCTAAAATCGTCAACTTCATCCTTATTTAGCAACCTTGGAGGCTATGATAGGTTGAAAACTGAATCGGTATCACCATTACCCAAGACTGAGGAATCTCATGAAATGTTGGAACCTAAAACTAATTCATTGTTTGACATGCAATATAGAACAACAACTCCTCCAAAATCATCCTTTGATAATTCGTTCATGAGTAATCTCGGACTTTCACTGGGCTTAGAAGCATATCCTACTCTACAATATTTCCCCTCTTCTAtgacaaattatcacaGCACTTTGAAGAGATACATATCGAACTTCTACGACTCCATCTTCAACGTTTTGAACAATCTTGAAGACCAGATTAGTAGGAATGGGTCTTCGGATATATTCCACTTCTCAGATGCGTATTTCTAGACACTTTTGGCAACTAATCACCAGTctaattatcatttctatTATTCACTCTATTATGGGCTTTTCGATTAGTTTAGATTAGAAAACTATTATATACTTTATACCTTACAtagcaataaattatgaatatatatatattatacgCCCAGCGTCTACGCGCCCTATAATAGTTTAGTGCCATGTTAAACTTCTTGCCTTTGACATGTCCATCCCACAATTTGCTTTTCAACAAAGGCTCATTTCAGCGAATTGTTGTAGGGAAATCCAAGAATGTATTGCAAGTGGACAATGGAACAATAACATCTCTTTTTAAGAACATCCGCAGCGATGTATTATTGCACAACTCAAGCTACGCTCCACTCAAACATCGTAATTTCATGGAGTTAAAGTATGCAATCTCACACTTAGGCTCGCGGCGTATCGTCTAATTGAAGCACATGACCATCCAGAGTTATGCCACAAAACTAGCATAAAAGATGTATCCTGGTTTAATATGATTAGGGACTCCTACATCTCTCAGGTTTACAACCTAGAAGCAGATATTGTAAAGCATATCAAACCCACAAAATTGAAGTACCTGATTGAAACAAATATGTGATAGGTTGTCTATTCgcttaaaattaaaatgtcaaCTTTAGGTCGCATTGTAATTCTTGTTGTTGAGTAATTAATTGCTTCCTCAACTTCTCTAATTATTGGGTTATCACTAACACCAAATTCAATAGTTTTAGCTTTATTTACAATAGCATCCATAAGTTTTAATTCAAGTAGTGTTATTAATGTGGTATTGACAAACAGGCGAAGCTGAATTGAGGTGTAGAAGTCGGAGTCATTATCGACCACGCTATTAGCAAGTTTCAGccatttaattatacactCGTTTCCCCAATACTGCATTCCCACAAATCCCATAGTAGCCAAAACACAATGATTGCGCCCATGTATGTTATAATCAGCTAGTAATGTATGTACTGCATTACATATAACTGCATTGCGATATTTGTCCAGCCTAATCACGTAACTAACAAATACAGCCATTTCATTAGAAGGTTCCATTCCATTTATCAATTCAATCCCAGCTGCCACAAGTTTATCTGCCAAATAATACTGATGCCTTAAACT
The DNA window shown above is from Babesia microti strain RI chromosome III, complete genome and carries:
- a CDS encoding inner membrane complex protein 1f, putative (IMC1f) (overlaps_old_locusTagID:BBM_III00085) gives rise to the protein METKISPLQIDTASNLGEKFEQCTNDASIQRLTSPDLIINTCEVGKVGNSFPDIPSFKEDLFSYNDQSGFKGAKNKLICRSESHNYYSPSFSTACDIENIDNLDFGSDGLSTSKSDNQTYNIICQSQLPQFVPIGDTTPALVSLPNFSPETTDKHNTYHLQAHTIQLQNYRTQPVFPQKYLNHQTFFTIEELKSAPLIENNLYCPQKFTITSFTDDMNNVVLKDAVPMYDNCSEVMIRNIQSVSGQPFHVPSNQYSVLSGEQSFKDYSRAKEISSTTESKLVQDGFETIQIPKYKPIEILEKKVQVPVVHKIDTIVNVDKIQEVEKIVKVPYEKYVDRVVEETEIHYQDKIIEVPEYHDVTKTIKVPEVRERVKYEPKFDLRTVPKYVEVPKLQIVDKYEEYEDVEEVCKYVPQMQVIEVPKQTVKTVVVPVKKIIEKEVIKPVIKTRKVPVEKIKYVDKYETVEVIRNIPQIVDVPVPQHIPKIEYIDQPYEVEKYRDIPVPYPVKKIIKPIYYYTDEVKYIEVPVYKPYLVIHDHVNFKPLNNGEECQFSSNNSLLPNIECQGYSKIVSIKPLNVDNPSEYEDIKADQ
- a CDS encoding hypothetical protein (overlaps_old_locusTagID:BBM_III00090) gives rise to the protein MVYHHFYLVTIIPVIASCGKLRHSHKYYDSNLKSSTSSLFSNLGGYDRLKTESVSPLPKTEESHEMLEPKTNSLFDMQYRTTTPPKSSFDNSFMSNLGLSLGLEAYPTLQYFPSSMTNYHSTLKRYISNFYDSIFNVLNNLEDQISRNGSSDIFHFSDAYF
- a CDS encoding conserved Plasmodium protein, unknown function (overlaps_old_locusTagID:BBM_III00095;~overlaps_old_locusTagID:BBM_III00100) → MLNFLPLTCPSHNLLFNKGSFQRIVVGKSKNVLQVDNGTITSLFKNIRSDVLLHNSSYAPLKHRNFMELKLAAYRLIEAHDHPELCHKTSIKDVSWFNMIRDSYISQVYNLEADIVKHIKPTKLKYLIETNM